One Lutra lutra chromosome 7, mLutLut1.2, whole genome shotgun sequence DNA window includes the following coding sequences:
- the C7H14orf132 gene encoding uncharacterized protein C14orf132 homolog: protein MDLSFMAAQLPMMGGAFMDSPNEDFSTEYSLFNSSTNVHAASSGQGQLEESPRSSNDAVLLWIAIIATLGNIVVVGVVYAFTF, encoded by the coding sequence cTGCCCATGATGGGAGGCGCCTTCATGGACTCGCCCAACGAAGACTTCAGCACAGAGTACTCCCTCTTTAACTCTTCCACCAACGTCCACGCGGCCTCCAGTGGCCAGGGCCAGCTGGAGGAGTCTCCGCGGTCCTCCAACGACGCGGTCCTGCTCTGGATTGCCATCATAGCGACCCTGGGGAACATTGTGGTGGTTGGGGTGGTGTATGCCTTCACCTTCTGA